The following are from one region of the Methanobacterium veterum genome:
- a CDS encoding ABC transporter ATP-binding protein, whose translation MNNDVLVFNHVWKTYQMGTEEVMALKGVNLIINEGTFTALMGPSGSGKSTLLHLAGILDTPTKGAVLMNGKNIKEYSLKEQAKIRRANIGFVFQRFNLMQQLTALENVMLPMISPDSGKAKKLLDKVGLSDKYNRYHTQLSGGEQQRVSIARALANDPSLLLADEPTGELDTQNTRIIMELLQELNQNDGLTIVEVTHDPLCAEYADRVIKMQDGSILR comes from the coding sequence ATGAATAACGATGTACTGGTATTTAATCATGTCTGGAAAACATATCAAATGGGAACAGAAGAAGTAATGGCGCTTAAAGGAGTTAATTTAATTATAAATGAAGGCACTTTTACAGCGTTAATGGGGCCTTCTGGATCTGGAAAATCAACACTGCTCCACCTGGCAGGAATACTCGATACACCCACAAAGGGAGCTGTTTTAATGAACGGGAAAAATATCAAAGAGTATTCATTAAAAGAACAGGCAAAAATCCGGAGGGCTAATATTGGATTTGTATTCCAGCGGTTTAATTTAATGCAGCAGCTTACAGCATTAGAAAATGTTATGTTACCTATGATTTCACCTGATTCGGGAAAAGCCAAAAAACTCCTTGACAAAGTAGGATTATCAGACAAATACAACCGTTACCATACACAGCTTTCAGGTGGGGAGCAGCAGAGGGTTTCCATTGCGCGCGCCCTTGCAAATGATCCATCACTTTTACTGGCCGATGAGCCTACAGGAGAACTCGATACTCAAAATACAAGGATAATAATGGAATTACTCCAGGAATTAAATCAAAATGATGGGTTAACAATCGTAGAGGTAACACACGATCCACTATGTGCAGAATATGCAGACAGGGTAATCAAAATGCAGGACGGCAGCATACTCCGTTAA
- a CDS encoding MarR family winged helix-turn-helix transcriptional regulator — protein MDEEKLGEMLDNLFLLYQLFQKNVLKYKTSNGRIKMSFAHYLTLIILKERGELSISEIGTLIGMKKQNMTYLTNKLVEDGLIQRLHDMSDRRVIKIALTGKGDEYLDKWRKSKIEETKEDFSFYNDKDMNEICRSIENIKQVFLRIDNGRKNF, from the coding sequence ATGGATGAGGAAAAATTAGGAGAAATGTTGGATAATTTATTTTTGTTATACCAACTTTTTCAAAAAAACGTTTTGAAGTATAAGACCAGTAATGGGCGTATAAAAATGTCATTTGCCCATTATTTAACATTGATAATATTGAAAGAAAGGGGAGAACTATCCATATCTGAAATTGGAACCTTAATTGGGATGAAAAAACAAAATATGACCTATCTGACCAATAAACTTGTTGAAGATGGGTTGATCCAGAGATTACATGATATGAGCGATCGGAGGGTAATTAAAATTGCCCTTACGGGTAAAGGTGATGAATATCTGGATAAATGGCGTAAAAGTAAAATTGAAGAAACGAAAGAAGATTTTTCTTTTTACAACGATAAAGATATGAATGAAATTTGCAGATCAATTGAAAATATCAAGCAGGTATTCTTAAGAATAGATAATGGAAGAAAAAATTTTTAA
- a CDS encoding ABC transporter permease, producing MSIYKLSFKNFKRRKLRSALTMLGIVIGVTALISLIGIGTGMSSYMKDQTASLMGDVTITNSSGGSGITGSTGDSFLNTAAVSQIENMSDLYNIKKETQFTTQMNNIQVMVIGMSDWNQLKFNGTPGVVISKSLADELNYKIGSNITVKNQKMSVTGITNEGGDNGAYVFMNVDKALPLNSNKVSSITANTKADPDTVKNQIESAVNGTSALTKSDYTKQIDNIMQTVTLFVGAIAGVALLVGVISIINIMLVNVSERTREIGVLKAIGFKNREILSSILTEAGLLGLLSAIVGVVVAAVILELGIMFLAPQYGISGIKLTQMLPLWLVAAVIGGATILSVLAGLYPAWRASKLNVVEALRYE from the coding sequence ATGAGCATTTATAAACTATCCTTTAAAAATTTTAAAAGAAGAAAACTTAGAAGCGCCCTAACCATGTTAGGAATAGTAATAGGAGTAACTGCCCTAATTAGTCTTATAGGTATTGGTACTGGAATGTCGTCTTATATGAAAGATCAAACAGCTTCCCTCATGGGCGACGTTACCATAACAAATAGCTCTGGAGGGTCAGGAATTACAGGATCTACAGGTGATTCATTTTTAAATACTGCTGCAGTTTCCCAGATAGAAAATATGTCAGATCTTTACAACATTAAAAAAGAAACACAGTTCACCACACAAATGAATAACATCCAGGTAATGGTTATAGGAATGAGTGACTGGAACCAGTTGAAATTTAACGGGACTCCCGGCGTTGTTATCAGTAAATCACTTGCAGATGAATTAAATTATAAAATTGGAAGCAATATAACCGTTAAAAATCAAAAAATGTCAGTTACCGGGATAACTAACGAAGGAGGAGACAATGGGGCATACGTGTTCATGAATGTTGATAAAGCTCTTCCTCTAAACAGCAACAAGGTATCAAGTATAACTGCAAATACTAAAGCGGACCCAGATACTGTAAAAAACCAGATTGAAAGTGCTGTAAACGGTACAAGTGCTTTAACAAAGTCAGACTACACCAAACAGATCGATAATATAATGCAAACAGTAACCCTCTTTGTAGGTGCTATTGCAGGTGTTGCATTACTGGTGGGAGTTATAAGCATTATAAACATCATGTTAGTCAATGTTTCAGAGAGGACAAGAGAAATTGGAGTATTAAAAGCAATCGGGTTTAAAAATAGAGAAATATTAAGCAGCATACTTACAGAGGCCGGTCTTTTAGGTTTATTATCCGCCATAGTAGGGGTAGTTGTAGCGGCGGTCATACTCGAACTTGGAATTATGTTCCTTGCACCGCAATACGGTATTAGCGGCATTAAACTCACCCAAATGTTGCCTTTATGGTTAGTCGCTGCAGTAATTGGAGGTGCTACAATTTTAAGTGTTCTGGCAGGATTATATCCCGCATGGAGGGCATCTAAACTAAACGTTGTGGAGGCACTGCGATATGAATAA
- a CDS encoding ABC transporter ATP-binding protein, translating to MNNDVLEFNEVWKTYKMGSEDIQALRGVNLTVNSGSFIAIMGPSGSGKSTLLHLAGILDTPTKGTVLLNEKNIKEYTKDEQANLRRANIGFVFQRFNLMPQLTALENVMLPMISPDSGKAKKLLDKVGLSDKYNRYHTQLSGG from the coding sequence ATGAATAACGATGTACTCGAATTTAATGAAGTCTGGAAAACATACAAAATGGGATCAGAGGACATACAAGCACTTAGAGGGGTTAATTTAACAGTAAACAGCGGTTCATTTATTGCCATAATGGGTCCTTCTGGATCTGGAAAATCAACACTGCTCCACCTGGCAGGAATACTCGACACACCCACAAAGGGAACTGTCTTGTTGAACGAAAAAAATATCAAAGAGTATACAAAAGATGAACAGGCAAATCTCAGAAGGGCAAACATTGGATTTGTATTCCAGCGGTTCAATTTAATGCCGCAGCTTACAGCATTAGAAAATGTTATGCTGCCCATGATTTCACCAGATTCGGGAAAAGCCAAAAAACTCCTTGACAAAGTAGGATTATCAGACAAATACAACCGTTACCATACACAGCTTTCAGGTGG
- a CDS encoding sensor histidine kinase, protein MKNTGLDIFSLTSEDYYTIFENMQEGITVYRIVYDRNGNVVDLIIKYANPASSTSRVFINKNFRGKSITKLYGSNAVSSLIMEVNEIVSTGKIKKYETYSPTIDSYFSFSAFAPASDLYVTLTTDITEQKKAEQYLRNAHDELEVKVQERTSELLATLQEKELLLREIHHRVKNNLQIISSLLNLQIPYIKDEQSIEFFKESQNRVKSISMVHEKLYQSKNLDKIDFGSYISNIVTNLFQTYDVNQNLIEYDLDLDSIELNIETSIPCGLIITELVTNSIKHAFPTAYGPCSESTVSTTERGESGNGGLQISDSWSKNENQQLQQKQDYSFKAKGNCISEVSKSPVLRTYGFEGFTVLDTEKNEKSKIWVKLYSDNGKFCIIIKDNGIGFPEGLSFKNTESLGLQLVNLLINQVDGYIELNSETGTEFRIEFEELKYRERI, encoded by the coding sequence ATGAAGAATACGGGTTTAGATATATTTTCACTTACCAGTGAAGACTATTATACAATATTTGAAAATATGCAGGAAGGCATAACTGTTTACAGGATAGTGTATGATAGAAATGGAAATGTAGTTGATTTAATTATTAAGTACGCTAATCCTGCCTCTTCAACCAGTAGAGTGTTCATTAATAAAAATTTTAGAGGTAAAAGTATTACTAAACTCTATGGATCTAACGCTGTTTCTTCTTTGATAATGGAAGTGAATGAAATAGTCTCCACTGGGAAAATTAAAAAGTATGAGACTTATTCTCCAACTATAGATAGTTATTTTTCATTTTCAGCTTTTGCACCTGCTAGTGATTTGTATGTAACACTTACAACTGATATTACAGAACAGAAAAAAGCTGAACAATATTTAAGAAATGCACACGATGAACTGGAAGTTAAAGTTCAGGAACGGACCAGTGAACTTTTAGCCACCCTTCAAGAGAAGGAACTGCTTCTGAGGGAAATTCATCATCGTGTTAAAAATAACCTGCAAATAATAAGCAGTCTTCTTAATCTCCAGATTCCTTATATCAAAGATGAACAATCAATTGAATTTTTTAAAGAAAGCCAAAACAGGGTTAAATCTATTTCAATGGTTCATGAGAAACTTTATCAGTCCAAAAATCTTGATAAAATTGACTTTGGTAGTTATATTTCTAATATTGTAACTAATTTATTTCAGACCTACGATGTAAATCAAAATTTAATTGAATATGATTTGGATCTGGATAGTATAGAACTTAACATTGAAACTTCCATTCCTTGCGGCCTTATTATAACAGAACTTGTAACTAATTCGATTAAACACGCATTTCCAACAGCTTATGGGCCATGTTCTGAATCTACTGTTTCAACAACTGAAAGAGGTGAATCTGGAAATGGTGGCCTGCAGATCTCTGATTCGTGGTCCAAGAATGAAAATCAGCAATTACAACAAAAACAAGATTACAGCTTCAAGGCAAAGGGAAATTGTATTTCTGAAGTGTCAAAATCTCCGGTTTTGAGGACGTATGGATTTGAAGGATTTACAGTTCTTGACACAGAAAAAAATGAAAAAAGCAAAATTTGGGTAAAATTATACTCCGATAATGGAAAATTCTGCATTATAATAAAAGATAATGGTATCGGATTCCCTGAAGGTTTAAGTTTTAAAAATACTGAATCTTTAGGCCTACAGCTGGTTAATCTCTTAATAAATCAAGTAGATGGATATATAGAACTTAACTCGGAAACTGGAACTGAATTTAGAATTGAATTTGAGGAGTTAAAATACAGGGAAAGGATTTAA
- a CDS encoding archaeosine biosynthesis radical SAM protein RaSEA — protein MEIQNLMSDIRKNAIKRMDKQSPSDLAVTWTSEDLLYSGKGNAVFIIIPTPGCAHALSGSGGCTMCSYIADSPLEEVSSDESVQIFKNLMERHEIKPKTAVKIFVSGSFLNEEELPKEARDEILKILNNEENVEEVIVESRPEYVTEEVIRECCSLLPDKIFEVSMGLESSSDYIKKYRINKGFSNEDFEQAVNVIKKMKNDYKVTSKAYLFVKPILTSEKEAIEDAVASAQYAEKVGVDRISFCPATIHKGTLMELLWRRGSYQPPWIWSVLEIIKMVRSSSKIPVIMDTSGFGTRRGPFNCKKCNKKLKNLIIESNLNQSIPEEFECECKNRWAANVEFCDVTRSTCNITNR, from the coding sequence ATGGAAATTCAAAACTTAATGTCAGACATCAGAAAAAATGCCATTAAAAGAATGGATAAGCAATCACCATCTGATCTTGCAGTAACCTGGACCTCAGAAGACCTGCTCTACTCCGGAAAAGGAAATGCTGTTTTTATAATTATACCAACTCCAGGATGTGCCCATGCACTTTCAGGATCTGGCGGATGCACGATGTGCAGTTACATTGCAGATTCACCCTTAGAAGAGGTTTCTTCAGATGAATCAGTTCAAATATTCAAAAATCTTATGGAAAGACATGAAATAAAACCAAAAACTGCTGTTAAAATCTTTGTATCAGGAAGTTTTTTAAATGAAGAGGAATTACCTAAAGAAGCACGTGATGAAATTCTCAAAATCCTGAATAATGAAGAGAATGTAGAAGAAGTTATAGTTGAATCCCGTCCAGAGTATGTAACCGAAGAAGTAATCAGGGAGTGCTGCAGTCTCCTGCCAGATAAAATATTCGAGGTAAGTATGGGGCTTGAAAGCAGCAGCGACTATATCAAAAAATACAGGATAAACAAAGGATTTTCAAATGAAGACTTTGAACAAGCCGTTAATGTTATTAAAAAGATGAAAAATGATTACAAAGTTACATCCAAAGCCTATCTTTTTGTTAAGCCAATTTTAACATCTGAAAAAGAAGCTATTGAAGATGCAGTTGCTTCAGCACAATATGCAGAAAAAGTTGGTGTTGATAGGATATCATTCTGCCCAGCAACAATTCACAAAGGAACTCTTATGGAACTTCTATGGCGCAGAGGTTCATACCAGCCGCCGTGGATCTGGAGTGTACTTGAAATCATAAAAATGGTCAGAAGTTCATCTAAGATTCCGGTGATAATGGATACTTCTGGTTTTGGAACACGGAGAGGGCCTTTTAACTGTAAAAAATGCAATAAGAAACTCAAAAATTTAATAATTGAATCCAATCTTAACCAGAGCATTCCTGAAGAATTTGAATGTGAATGCAAAAATAGATGGGCTGCAAATGTTGAATTTTGTGATGTGACTAGATCAACATGCAATATAACAAACAGATAA